AGATTCCGAAGTTGAGTATGAGGAAAGGAAAGACCCTTCAATATTCGTAAAATTCCCAATAATCGGTGAAGAAAACACCTTTGTGGTCATATGGACCACAACACCATGGACCATTCCTTCAAACGTAGCAGTTGCAGTACATCCTTCTTTTGAGTATTCAAAGGTAAAAGCGGTAAATGCAGAAGGCAAAGAGGAAACACTCATAGTTGCTTCCGAGCTTGTTGAGAACGTACTCAGGAAAGGAAGATACGCAGATTATGAAGTCCTCGGAACAATGCTTGGTGAGGAACTCACATCACTCTCATACGAAAGTCCCATCGCTGACAAGGTACCAAAGCAGGCTGAAATGAAACACAGCATCTATCTTGCAGACTTTGTAACTGCGGAGAATACAGGTTGTGTACACATTGCACCTGGACATGGTATGGACGACTTTGAAGTTGGTAAGAAGCACGGTCTTCCAATATTCTGTCCGGTAGGTTCTGACGGCCGCTACACAGAAGAAGCAGGCGAATATGCAGGAATGCACATCCGTGAAGCTAACAAGGTAGTCATCGAGGATCTTCTCGAGCGTGGAAACCTCCTCTCAGAAGGCACCATAGAGCACAGGTACGGACACTGCTGGCGTTGTAAGACACCTATCATCTATCTTGCTACCGAACAGTGGTTCATCAAAATAGGTGAACTCAAGGAGCAGATGCTTGAAGAGATAGCACAGGTAAAATGGTATCCGGAATGGGCAGGGTCAGCAAGGTTTAAGGACTGGGTTGAGGGAGCACGTGACTGGTGTGTTTCCCGTCAGAGATACTGGGGTATCCCGATACCGGTATGGAAGTGTAACAGCTGTGGCAGGATGCACGTAGTAGGTACCAAGGAAGAACTTCAGAAAATGTCCGGTGTCAGCGATGATGTCGAACTTCACAGACCATATGTGGACGAGATTCTGCTTGATTGCGAATGTGGCGGCAAGATGAAGCGTGTTGAAGACGTTTTTGATGTATGGTTTGATTCAGCTGTAGCTTCATGGGCAACACTCAGATTCCCACAGCAGCAGGAAGATTTCGACAAATGGTGGCCAGCTGACTTCATCACAGAAGGACAGGACCAGACACGTGGATGGTTCTACTCGCAGCTTGGTGCAAGTATGGTTGCATTCGGTAGAGCACCTTACAAGAGTGTGCTCATGCACGGTTTCACCCTTGATAGTGAAGGCAAGAAAATGTCAAAGAGCCTTGGAAATGTCGTAGCCCCCGGTGATGTAATAGAGCAGTTCGGTGCTGACACCCTGCGCAGTTTTGTATTATCTTCAAGTGCTCCGTGGGATGATCTTAAATTCGTAAGCAGTGAACTGGGTAATATCAACAGGACAATCAACATTCTCTGGAATGTTTACCGTTTCCCATTACCTTACATGGTGCTTGACAAATTTGATCCGGCAAAGGTTTCACTTGAATCCGTGAAACCACATCTCCGTAAGGAAGACAGATGGATTCTTTCAAGGGCACAGTCACTTGTTGCTGAGGTTGACGATGCCATGTCAAAATGCACATTGCACAGGGCACTTAGATCTATCAACGAATTCGTTCTTGAAGACCTTTCAAGATGGTACATCCAGCTTATCAGGCCAAGGACATGGGTAGAAGCTGATGACCCGGACAAGCTTGCAGTTTATCGTGTACTCTATGACGTATTCGTACTGACAGCAAAGGTAATCGCACCATTCATGCCACATCTGGCAGAGGAAATGTACCAGAACCTTGTCAGGAATGTCAATCCTGATGCACCGGTCACAATTCATATGAACGACTGGCCACAGGTCGATGAGAGTCTTGTTGACAGGGAACTTGAAGCTCACATGAGTATGGTTCGCTCAATTGTAGAATCTGCATCCAATGCCCGCCAGAAGGTCGGAAGAAAACTCAGGTGGCCTGTATCACGCATAGTTCTCAGTCCTGTAAACCAGCAGGCAGCAGATGCGGTTACAAATCTAAAGTCCGTCCTTATGGACCAGACAAACTCAAAGGACATCGTGCTTACAGGAGTAGGAGAATCCTGGGATGAACTTGGATTTGAGGCAAATCCAGATCCCGGAAAGATAGGACCGGTATTCAAAGGCGATGCTGGCAAGGTCATTGGTGCAATAAAGCAGGCAGATGTCATACAGCTTAAGAAGGCACTTGCTCTGGAAGACCAGTTCGAACTGGAGATTCCTGGTGGAACTGCCATTATCAAGCCTGAAATGGTCAACTTCGTGGAAACCCTACCGGAAATGGTTGCAAGCGCTGAGTCCAGTGCCGGTATAATCTATGTGGATGCAAACCTGACCCATGCGATCGAATCCGAAGGTTATACAAGGGAAGTAATCCGCAGGGTGCAGGACATGAGAAAAGAACTCAATCTTGCAGTCGATGATAACATCAAGTCCCACATACAGATCAATGATGAAAGGGTGCTTGACCTTGTACTTGACCGCGAGCAGTTCATTGCAAAGGAAACCCGTGCGAATGTCCAGGTCATCGGCCTTGATGTTGACACGGCAGGTTCACTTGAAAAAGACTGGGATGTCGAAGGCATATCCATGACCATCGGCATTACAAAAGTAAACTGAGGTTATAATGGACTTCAATGAATGGGAACCCATTTACGAGTCCATACTAAAGGACATGGGCTTTAGCAGGGAAGAAGATGAGCAGGCAGCTCTTCTCCTCTCTGCTATGCTTAATGCGTTTAATTCTGCAGATATTTCTGAATTGAAATCTCTTATTGAAGGAAAGGATGCTCTTATTTGTGGAAACGCTCCTGTACTTCCACAGGAACTCAAACTAATAAATCCCGATGATTTTGTTATAATAGCAGCTGATGGAGCGACTGCTGTGCTGGTTGACAAAGGAATAATTCCTGATGTTATAGTGACCGATCTTGATGGCGATGTTGAAAAAGAGATTATTGCCAACAAAGCAGGTTCAATAATGGTAGTGCACGGACATGGGGACAACGTTGACAAACTCAATGCCTATGTTCCAAAACTGAATAGGATAATAGGTAGCACACAGGCTGCTCCACTGGAAAATGTTTTTAACTTCGGTGGCTTCAGTGATGGAGACAGGTGTGCGTATCTGGCAAAGGAATTCGGTGCGGCCAGTATAACTCTTATCGGTTTTGATTTTGATGATGAGAATGTTGACCCTATTAAGAAGAAAAAGTTGAAATGGGCTCGCCTGCTTATTGAAAAATTGAACAAGTAAGTCTGTTAAAACTCAATTTATCTTTTTTCTAAGTTACTTGCAGGTATCGTTTTATCAGAATCTATTTATATTTTCGTTATAAATATCTACAGGAGTTGCATGCAAACACTGGTAATCTGTATTGACAGGGATAACGACCTTGGGGACAAAGCAAACGTACTTGCTCCTCTTATAGGCAGGGAAGCAAACATAGAGGCAGCAGTGAAACTTGCAACGGCAGACCCCGAAGATTCAGACACAAATACGATTTTCGGCGGAGTCAAGATACTTGACGAACTGCTGGAAAAAGGAGTAGATGCAGAGATAATCACCCTTGCGGGAGACAAGAACATCGGTATTATCTCCGATCAGAAAATAGCAAACCAGCTAGATATATTATTAAAAAAATTCCCTGCAGAATCTGCCATATTCGTTTCCGATGGAGCAGAGGATGAAACGCTTCTTCCGATTGTCCAGTCAAGGATGAAGATTGATTCTGTCAGGCGCATCGTAGTAATGCAGAGTGCAAATCTTGAAAGCACTTACTACATAATCAAACATGCATTCAATGACCCGAAAATATCCCAGACATTCTTTGTCCCGGTGGGTCTTGCGGCTCTTATCTATGCATTCTTCCTTCTCATTGATTATTCACAGGGCGCCATAATAGGAATTCTGGCAGCTGTGGGTCTTTACATGCTTTACAGAGGTTTCAGTGACACAGTAGACCCTTACTGGGAAAAACTGAAAGATTCCTTCTATTCAGGCAGGCTGGCATTTTTCACATATGCAACAGCAGTAATCCTGATGGTCATTGCCACATTAGCAGGATTGATGGATGTGTGGAATCTTTATACCTCACAGGGAATATGGTATTACGGAATTATTCCACTGATCACATCTTTCATTAACAGTACTATATGGATATATGTCCTGGCAATCCTGTTTGCAGATGCGGGTAAAATCATAGATTGCAAACAGCATTCAGAACCAACAGGTAAGTATCTTGTCCCTGCATTCTTTGTCCTGTCATTAGGTTTCCTTCTGTGGGGAGCAACACGTTATCTTATATCCATGAATCCGGTGATAAGTGGAACGGAAGCGGACCTGCATGCAGGCATGCAGATATTTGTATATTCCATTGTATTTGCCATAATGCTTGCACTTGCAGGAATCAGAGTTTCCAGCAAATCTCAGGAAACAGGAAAAGGACAAAAGTCAAAAAGGTAGGAATATGCAGGAAAAAACAATCAATTGTATAGCATCTCCCGATAGTTCCCTGGATTATAAGGAAGATATACAGAAGTACAGGGATCTGAACCTCCAGGCTGCTTTAATAGGTGGTGTTGCATTTCCATCCGAAGCTAAGTCTGAGGAGTTAATGGTCAGTACTCCCTATGGCGATGTTACCGTGTATCTCTGTAATATCGGAGAGAAGAATGTTGCACTATTGCCCCGGCATTCCGGCAGCAATGGCCATCTTCCACCCCATATGATCAATTACAGGGCTAACATT
Above is a window of uncultured Methanolobus sp. DNA encoding:
- the ileS gene encoding isoleucine--tRNA ligase gives rise to the protein MIEEITNQYDPKKIEEKVHALWKEQNAYSKVREHRKGGKKFFFVDGPPYTTGHIHLGTAWNKIIKDSILRYRSMNGFDIVDRAGWDMHGLPIEVKVEGALGFTSKKDIESYGVGNFIEKCKEFALNQKDDMTDQFQDLGAWLDWNDPYMTLRDEYIEAAWWTMKQAQEKSLLEQGKRVVNWCPRCETAIADSEVEYEERKDPSIFVKFPIIGEENTFVVIWTTTPWTIPSNVAVAVHPSFEYSKVKAVNAEGKEETLIVASELVENVLRKGRYADYEVLGTMLGEELTSLSYESPIADKVPKQAEMKHSIYLADFVTAENTGCVHIAPGHGMDDFEVGKKHGLPIFCPVGSDGRYTEEAGEYAGMHIREANKVVIEDLLERGNLLSEGTIEHRYGHCWRCKTPIIYLATEQWFIKIGELKEQMLEEIAQVKWYPEWAGSARFKDWVEGARDWCVSRQRYWGIPIPVWKCNSCGRMHVVGTKEELQKMSGVSDDVELHRPYVDEILLDCECGGKMKRVEDVFDVWFDSAVASWATLRFPQQQEDFDKWWPADFITEGQDQTRGWFYSQLGASMVAFGRAPYKSVLMHGFTLDSEGKKMSKSLGNVVAPGDVIEQFGADTLRSFVLSSSAPWDDLKFVSSELGNINRTINILWNVYRFPLPYMVLDKFDPAKVSLESVKPHLRKEDRWILSRAQSLVAEVDDAMSKCTLHRALRSINEFVLEDLSRWYIQLIRPRTWVEADDPDKLAVYRVLYDVFVLTAKVIAPFMPHLAEEMYQNLVRNVNPDAPVTIHMNDWPQVDESLVDRELEAHMSMVRSIVESASNARQKVGRKLRWPVSRIVLSPVNQQAADAVTNLKSVLMDQTNSKDIVLTGVGESWDELGFEANPDPGKIGPVFKGDAGKVIGAIKQADVIQLKKALALEDQFELEIPGGTAIIKPEMVNFVETLPEMVASAESSAGIIYVDANLTHAIESEGYTREVIRRVQDMRKELNLAVDDNIKSHIQINDERVLDLVLDREQFIAKETRANVQVIGLDVDTAGSLEKDWDVEGISMTIGITKVN
- a CDS encoding 6-hydroxymethylpterin diphosphokinase MptE-like protein, which encodes MDFNEWEPIYESILKDMGFSREEDEQAALLLSAMLNAFNSADISELKSLIEGKDALICGNAPVLPQELKLINPDDFVIIAADGATAVLVDKGIIPDVIVTDLDGDVEKEIIANKAGSIMVVHGHGDNVDKLNAYVPKLNRIIGSTQAAPLENVFNFGGFSDGDRCAYLAKEFGAASITLIGFDFDDENVDPIKKKKLKWARLLIEKLNK
- a CDS encoding DUF373 family protein, translated to MQTLVICIDRDNDLGDKANVLAPLIGREANIEAAVKLATADPEDSDTNTIFGGVKILDELLEKGVDAEIITLAGDKNIGIISDQKIANQLDILLKKFPAESAIFVSDGAEDETLLPIVQSRMKIDSVRRIVVMQSANLESTYYIIKHAFNDPKISQTFFVPVGLAALIYAFFLLIDYSQGAIIGILAAVGLYMLYRGFSDTVDPYWEKLKDSFYSGRLAFFTYATAVILMVIATLAGLMDVWNLYTSQGIWYYGIIPLITSFINSTIWIYVLAILFADAGKIIDCKQHSEPTGKYLVPAFFVLSLGFLLWGATRYLISMNPVISGTEADLHAGMQIFVYSIVFAIMLALAGIRVSSKSQETGKGQKSKR